TTTCTAAATAATACGTTCCTAAACGTTCTCCGCCGTAAACAATACTTTTAGACTCAACATTCATTTTACGCATCTCCTGTACTGCGCAGTACCCAATTTCGTTTTCAGGTAATCTGGTAACAAATTCTGCATTAATGCCGTAATTTGCTAAAGAAACGCAAACATTAAATTCACCTCCACCGTAAGAAGCTGTAAATGCTTTAGCCTGAGAAAAACGCAAATGTCTTTCTGTAGAAAAACGCAACATTATTTCGCCGAATGCAACTACTTTACTCATTGTCAATATTTAATTAAAATTTAAAATATTCTTTTGCATTGTTATACGAAATATCAGAAACCATTTTCCCGATCCATTCCATATCAGCAGGAAGTTCACCTCTCTGAATTTCATCTCCAAGAAGACTACAAAGGATACGTCTGAAATATTCGTGTCTTGGGAAAGACAAGAAACTTCTTGAATCTGTCAGCATTCCAACGAAACAGCTAATTAATCCCATGTTTGAAAGGGCATTTAATTGTTTTGTCATTCCGTCTTTCTGATCCAAAAACCACCATCCAGATCCAAACTGCACTTTTCCTCTGACACTTCCGTCGTTAAAATTACCAATCATGGTAGCCATTACTTCGTTATCAGCAGGGTTTAGGTTATAAATAATTGTTTTTGTTAATTTATCTTTACTATCTAAAGCATTTAAAAAAGCAGATAATTTTTGAGCCTGAGGATAATCCCCGATAGAATCCCATCCTGTGTCAGGTCCTAAAATTCTGTGCATACGGGCATTGTTGTTACGTAAAGCCCCTAAGTGAAATTGTTGTACCCACCCCAATTCATGGTAAGTTTCAGATAAAAACAATAACACAGCACTTTGGAATTTCAAAGCTTCTTCAGTAGTTAGAGTTTGATTTTCTCTTTTCTTTTTGAAAATTGCATTTACTTCAGACTCAGTAAAGTTTTCAAAATAAATCTGATCCAATCCGTGATCACTTAACTTACATCCGTTTGCGTTAAAGAAATCAATTCTTTTTCTCAATGCTGAAAGTAAATCAGCGTAAGTGTTGATTGCTACTCCGGACACATCCCCCAATGTGT
The Flavobacterium flavigenum genome window above contains:
- the uxaC gene encoding glucuronate isomerase, whose translation is MSSNKTFINDNFLLENKYAEELYHNYSKNQPIIDYHNHLNPQFIAEDKIFDNITNVWINGDHYKWRAMRTLGINEQFVTGNGSDKDKFLNWAKTVPYTMRNPLYHWTHLELARYFDIYDLLNEKSAERIYEEASAKVNSAEYSTRNLLKKVNAELVCTTEDPIDTLEFHQKLNSNPFETKMSTAFRPDKAILISNDGYNAYLDTLGDVSGVAINTYADLLSALRKRIDFFNANGCKLSDHGLDQIYFENFTESEVNAIFKKKRENQTLTTEEALKFQSAVLLFLSETYHELGWVQQFHLGALRNNNARMHRILGPDTGWDSIGDYPQAQKLSAFLNALDSKDKLTKTIIYNLNPADNEVMATMIGNFNDGSVRGKVQFGSGWWFLDQKDGMTKQLNALSNMGLISCFVGMLTDSRSFLSFPRHEYFRRILCSLLGDEIQRGELPADMEWIGKMVSDISYNNAKEYFKF